From Blastochloris viridis, one genomic window encodes:
- the fliS gene encoding flagellar export chaperone FliS — MLQAPIDAKPELPTTAAVMVSAAYRNASTTVAPQTAIVMAFDRVLLNLKRIIAATEARKFDEAFNNISHSAQILRGLAQHLDAERGGAMVERLRSLYHRHIMAMYLAMGKPDAIRRYTKLAEGLAELRDAWAVVAKVPTRFSPSTPQQPQ; from the coding sequence ATGCTTCAAGCTCCGATTGATGCCAAGCCTGAGTTACCGACGACTGCCGCGGTGATGGTGTCGGCAGCCTATCGCAACGCATCCACCACGGTGGCGCCGCAGACCGCGATCGTGATGGCGTTCGACAGGGTGTTGCTGAATCTCAAGCGGATCATTGCCGCGACCGAAGCCAGGAAATTCGACGAGGCGTTCAACAACATTTCGCACTCCGCCCAGATCCTGCGCGGGCTGGCGCAGCACCTCGACGCGGAGCGCGGTGGCGCGATGGTCGAGCGCCTGCGGTCGCTTTACCACCGCCACATCATGGCGATGTATCTGGCGATGGGAAAACCCGACGCCATTCGCCGTTACACCAAGCTTGCCGAGGGCCTTGCCGAGTTGCGCGACGCCTGGGCCGTGGTGGCGAAGGTGCCGACGCGATTCTCGCCCTCGACGCCGCAGCAGCCACAGTAA
- a CDS encoding RNA polymerase sigma factor, with the protein MAYASVLTTPSSSETDLEPQPSGNVTAQAAVTRATPPASDLDSDDELLRRIGENDESAFALLVRRHIDRAYALALRILDNPADADDVVQDVLLKVWTHRGRWEGGRAKFSTWLYRVVTNRCIDLRRQPRNDDLEAAPEVPDGTPGAESQLHRNEVLNALESAMGQLPDHQRVVLILSYHENLSNAEIAEVMQTTVSAVESLLKRGRQQLRKLLRRQEHSIRQSLTED; encoded by the coding sequence ATGGCGTACGCATCGGTTTTGACGACGCCTTCCTCTTCGGAGACGGACCTGGAGCCGCAGCCGAGTGGAAATGTCACGGCGCAGGCTGCGGTTACGCGGGCCACGCCCCCGGCGTCCGACCTCGACAGCGACGACGAGTTGCTGCGCCGCATTGGTGAAAACGACGAATCTGCGTTCGCCCTGCTCGTTCGCCGCCATATCGACCGCGCCTACGCGCTGGCGCTGCGCATCCTCGACAACCCGGCCGATGCCGACGACGTCGTGCAGGACGTGCTGCTGAAGGTGTGGACCCACCGCGGCCGCTGGGAAGGCGGCCGCGCCAAATTCTCGACCTGGCTCTACCGGGTGGTGACCAACCGCTGCATCGACCTGCGCCGCCAGCCGCGCAACGACGACCTCGAAGCGGCACCGGAGGTGCCGGACGGCACACCGGGCGCCGAATCCCAACTGCACCGCAACGAGGTTCTGAACGCGCTCGAGAGCGCGATGGGCCAGCTGCCCGACCACCAGCGCGTCGTGCTGATCCTGTCCTACCACGAGAACCTCAGCAACGCCGAGATCGCCGAGGTGATGCAGACCACGGTGTCGGCGGTGGAGTCGCTGCTCAAGCGCGGACGCCAGCAGCTGCGCAAGCTGCTGCGCCGCCAGGAGCACTCGATCCGGCAGTCATTAACCGAGGACTAA
- a CDS encoding flagellin has protein sequence MPVITTNTAANSAVRYLNINSSDQSSSLSKIASGSRITKASDDAAGLAISTRISSDVVALEQAATNASHATAMLQTADGAASNISDILMRMKALATQASSATVTDTERSYINAEFTNLAEEITSVATGARYNNVSLLDGTGSFGAVMVGSNSSDTISLSFTDLDATALSLNATTISDQTTATAALTAITSAIGSVSAARASLGAQQSRFEFQADTIATSIENLSAANSAIEDVDVASEQAKLSSAEVKVQAAVAALASANQMPQALLKLLQ, from the coding sequence ATGCCCGTTATCACCACCAACACCGCCGCCAACTCCGCCGTCCGTTACCTCAACATCAACTCCTCCGACCAGTCGAGCTCGCTGTCGAAGATCGCCTCCGGCTCGCGCATCACCAAGGCGTCGGACGACGCCGCCGGCCTCGCCATTTCGACCCGCATCTCCTCGGACGTCGTTGCTCTCGAGCAGGCTGCCACCAACGCCTCGCACGCCACTGCGATGCTGCAGACCGCTGACGGCGCTGCCTCCAACATCTCCGACATCCTGATGCGTATGAAGGCGCTGGCCACTCAGGCGAGCTCCGCGACGGTGACCGACACCGAGCGCTCGTACATCAACGCGGAATTCACCAACCTCGCCGAAGAAATCACCTCGGTCGCGACCGGCGCCCGCTACAACAACGTCTCGCTGCTCGACGGCACCGGCTCGTTCGGCGCGGTGATGGTCGGCTCGAACTCGTCCGACACCATTTCGCTGTCGTTCACCGACCTCGACGCTACCGCTCTCTCGTTGAACGCAACCACCATTTCGGACCAGACGACCGCGACCGCCGCGCTGACCGCGATCACCAGCGCGATCGGCTCGGTTTCGGCCGCCCGCGCCTCGCTCGGCGCCCAGCAGTCGCGCTTCGAGTTCCAGGCTGACACGATCGCGACCTCGATCGAGAACCTGAGCGCCGCCAACTCGGCGATCGAAGACGTCGACGTGGCGTCCGAGCAGGCCAAGCTGTCGTCGGCGGAAGTGAAGGTGCAGGCGGCCGTCGCGGCGCTGGCCTCGGCGAACCAGATGCCGCAGGCGCTGCTCAAGCTGCTGCAGTGA
- a CDS encoding flagellar hook assembly protein FlgD yields MVRRRASRVACTKTPFTLVVRRFASPTLAIGAMRSLGRGARWIVTRAPPGSAPSDFAITAENLPGKSGSAVQIADRHSRRRQQRSRRRDRPRYWSSIAMTTVSSATSTTYSSSTSSSSSSLDLDTSDFLTLMCVQLQNQNPLDPSDPTEYMSQLVSYASLSEQSEVNDQLGNITTALASLLAANAVGYVGHTVEAAGSTNALADGSASWNYTLASDASKVTIKITDESGKTVYTTTGETAAGEHSFVWDGTTSSGTKLTEGTYTMSITATDADGNAVTTSSTVVGVVTGVDSSSGTVMLQIGDAEVAFANVIAIKS; encoded by the coding sequence ATGGTCCGACGCCGCGCGTCACGGGTCGCCTGCACGAAAACCCCTTTCACGCTTGTCGTTCGCCGCTTCGCCTCGCCGACATTGGCGATCGGCGCGATGCGGTCGCTTGGCCGCGGCGCGCGGTGGATCGTGACCCGCGCGCCACCGGGGTCGGCCCCAAGTGATTTCGCGATCACTGCAGAAAACCTGCCCGGAAAATCGGGCAGCGCCGTTCAAATTGCAGATCGCCATTCACGACGAAGACAACAACGCTCCCGCCGCCGGGACCGTCCGAGATATTGGTCGAGTATTGCCATGACAACCGTCTCATCGGCCACATCGACAACCTACTCCTCGAGCACGAGCTCGAGCTCGAGCAGCCTCGATCTGGACACATCGGACTTCCTCACGCTGATGTGCGTGCAGCTCCAGAACCAGAACCCGCTCGATCCCAGCGACCCCACCGAATACATGAGCCAGCTGGTGTCCTACGCCAGCCTCAGCGAGCAGTCGGAGGTCAACGACCAGCTCGGCAACATCACCACCGCGCTTGCCAGCCTGCTTGCGGCGAATGCCGTCGGCTATGTCGGCCACACGGTGGAAGCGGCGGGCTCGACCAACGCACTCGCCGATGGCTCGGCGAGCTGGAACTACACGCTCGCGTCCGACGCCAGCAAGGTCACGATCAAGATCACCGACGAAAGCGGCAAGACGGTCTACACCACCACCGGCGAGACCGCTGCCGGCGAACATTCGTTCGTCTGGGACGGCACGACCTCCTCCGGCACCAAGCTGACCGAGGGCACCTACACCATGTCCATCACCGCCACCGACGCCGATGGCAACGCCGTCACGACGTCATCCACCGTTGTCGGAGTCGTCACTGGCGTCGACAGCTCGAGCGGAACCGTGATGCTGCAAATCGGCGATGCGGAAGTCGCATTCGCGAACGTCATCGCCATCAAGTCTTGA
- the fliD gene encoding flagellar filament capping protein FliD: MSTISSTSSSTSSTYSSSALNSDWSALIEEVVAAKLVPADTLETKITKNDTKISAYEELQSLLSDISDAAYVMSAPSGYLAKSDDIFNSRTSYLSTTGSYDAGDVLGVAVDSSTDLGTYDIQIQQVATAHKVSSKTVTSKDDDLGYTGTFTLGVEGGTAVTIDVSSTTSLSELATAINASTSTSGVKATVLKVSDSSYQLVLTASDTGKAITASTASGDDVLGGLEILDSSGDFKTVLQEAKDAIISIDGVTITRDSNTISDALSGVTLYLYGTTTTGTSIAVEVGTDLTSIADTIQSLVDAYNAYREFVITQQATAAGGGAAESAVLFGDSTLRQVNSDIMDALNTMIDDNTMALLGLSFDSSNNLVLDTTTLQDALLENLDEVKALLTFSFESSSSELGILARGSSAPSSFTLDITVDGSGNVTSASVGGDSSLFTISGTSIKGATGTAYEGFTFLFLGDASESINVTLGYGLADKLNNAVTTASEDSIQTVIDNLTEKNSDYEDDISTIEDRAEALRERLTARYAKYQAAIAQAESTLAYLKAMLDASSSD, from the coding sequence ATGAGCACCATCTCGAGCACAAGTTCCTCGACCTCCAGCACCTACTCGAGTTCGGCGCTGAACTCGGACTGGAGCGCGCTGATCGAAGAGGTGGTGGCCGCCAAGCTGGTCCCAGCCGATACGCTCGAGACCAAGATCACCAAGAACGACACCAAGATCTCCGCCTATGAGGAGTTGCAGTCGCTGCTGTCGGACATTTCCGACGCCGCTTATGTGATGAGCGCGCCGTCGGGCTACCTGGCGAAGAGCGACGACATCTTCAACAGCCGCACTTCCTATCTGAGCACGACCGGTAGCTACGACGCCGGCGACGTGCTCGGCGTCGCCGTCGACAGCAGCACCGATCTCGGCACCTACGACATCCAGATCCAGCAGGTCGCCACGGCGCACAAGGTTTCGAGCAAAACCGTCACCTCGAAGGACGACGACCTCGGCTACACCGGCACCTTCACCCTTGGCGTCGAAGGCGGAACCGCGGTGACGATCGACGTCTCCAGCACCACCAGCCTGTCCGAGCTCGCCACCGCCATCAACGCGTCCACCAGCACCAGCGGCGTCAAGGCCACCGTGCTGAAGGTTTCGGATTCCTCCTACCAGCTGGTGCTGACGGCGAGCGATACCGGCAAGGCGATCACCGCGAGCACGGCATCCGGCGACGACGTGCTCGGTGGCCTTGAGATTCTTGACAGCTCCGGCGACTTCAAGACCGTGCTGCAAGAGGCGAAGGATGCCATCATCTCCATTGACGGCGTCACGATCACCCGCGACTCCAACACCATCTCCGACGCTCTCAGCGGCGTGACCTTGTACCTCTACGGCACGACCACCACGGGAACGTCCATCGCTGTCGAAGTCGGCACCGATCTCACCAGCATCGCCGATACCATCCAGTCGCTGGTTGACGCCTACAATGCCTATCGCGAATTCGTGATTACCCAGCAGGCAACCGCGGCGGGTGGCGGCGCCGCCGAGAGCGCGGTCCTGTTCGGCGACAGCACGCTGCGGCAAGTCAACTCCGACATCATGGACGCGCTCAACACCATGATCGACGACAATACCATGGCGCTGCTTGGATTGAGCTTCGATTCCTCGAACAATCTCGTCCTCGACACCACGACGCTGCAGGATGCACTGCTTGAGAACCTCGACGAGGTCAAGGCGCTCCTGACATTCAGCTTCGAATCATCGTCGAGCGAGCTGGGCATCCTTGCGCGCGGCTCGTCCGCACCGTCCTCGTTCACCCTCGACATCACCGTCGACGGCAGCGGCAATGTCACCTCGGCATCAGTCGGCGGCGACAGCTCGCTGTTCACCATCAGCGGCACCAGCATCAAGGGTGCCACCGGCACCGCGTACGAGGGCTTCACATTCCTGTTTCTTGGCGATGCATCGGAATCGATCAACGTCACGCTCGGCTATGGCCTCGCCGACAAGCTCAATAATGCGGTAACCACCGCGAGCGAAGATTCCATCCAGACCGTGATCGATAACCTGACGGAAAAGAATTCCGATTACGAAGACGATATCTCGACGATCGAAGACCGGGCCGAGGCGTTGCGCGAGCGTTTGACCGCCCGTTACGCCAAATACCAGGCGGCGATCGCCCAGGCCGAGTCGACCCTCGCTTACCTCAAGGCCATGCTCGATGCTTCAAGCTCCGATTGA
- a CDS encoding glycosyltransferase family 2 protein, with product MPTISLCMIVRDEEAMLPDFLGSVAGCFDQFVAVDTGSRDGTVAILRGAGAEVHDMVWPDDFAAARNESLRHATGEWVLVLDADEFPTAGFRHELRAFVERPGLGAGVILRHDEQKNGIVRTPWTLRLFRSSPDIRYRCRIHEDASDSIKAMLARRGEAIGRLSTPVRHVGYRAERMDAKDKAARDERLLRLAVADDPSDLYSRYKLLELYRFWGNAASMAPVAAECRALIERGVPLAPAHIAGDLVEMMRAALYPGEAAAGLAFLTAMAPVAGHTGHYHLAVASLLEDRGSSAAAGHFARALELAPGDPAQTFIETRALTGLTRLALAAGDLTGAKRHAGAAFQVAPDDAEVQLAMQVLAGVPG from the coding sequence ATGCCGACCATCAGCCTTTGCATGATCGTGCGCGACGAGGAGGCCATGCTGCCGGACTTCCTCGGCAGCGTGGCCGGCTGCTTCGACCAATTCGTCGCGGTCGACACCGGCTCGCGCGATGGCACCGTTGCAATTCTCCGCGGCGCCGGCGCCGAGGTGCATGACATGGTGTGGCCGGACGATTTCGCCGCGGCCCGCAATGAGAGCTTGCGCCATGCCACCGGCGAGTGGGTGCTGGTGCTGGACGCGGACGAGTTTCCAACCGCCGGCTTCCGCCATGAGCTGCGCGCCTTCGTCGAACGCCCAGGGCTCGGCGCCGGCGTCATCCTGCGCCATGACGAGCAGAAGAACGGCATCGTGCGCACCCCCTGGACGCTCCGGCTGTTCCGGTCTTCGCCGGACATCCGTTACCGCTGCCGCATCCACGAGGATGCCTCCGACAGCATCAAGGCGATGCTGGCGCGGCGCGGGGAGGCGATCGGGCGGCTGTCGACGCCGGTGCGCCACGTCGGCTATCGGGCCGAGCGGATGGATGCCAAGGACAAGGCGGCGCGCGACGAGCGGCTGCTGCGGCTGGCGGTGGCGGACGATCCCAGCGACCTCTACAGCCGCTACAAGCTGCTCGAACTCTATCGGTTCTGGGGGAACGCCGCGAGCATGGCGCCGGTCGCCGCCGAGTGCCGTGCATTGATCGAGCGCGGCGTGCCTCTCGCGCCGGCCCATATCGCGGGCGACCTGGTCGAGATGATGCGGGCGGCGCTGTATCCCGGCGAGGCTGCGGCGGGGCTGGCCTTCCTGACGGCGATGGCGCCGGTTGCCGGCCACACCGGCCATTATCACCTCGCGGTCGCCTCGCTGCTGGAGGACCGCGGCAGCTCGGCCGCCGCCGGGCACTTCGCCAGGGCGCTCGAACTGGCGCCGGGCGATCCGGCGCAGACCTTTATCGAGACGCGCGCCCTGACCGGCCTGACCCGGCTGGCGCTGGCTGCCGGGGATCTGACAGGCGCCAAGCGTCACGCCGGTGCGGCGTTCCAGGTCGCGCCGGACGACGCCGAGGTCCAGCTGGCGATGCAGGTCCTGGCAGGGGTGCCGGGATGA
- a CDS encoding YqaA family protein: protein MLRRLYDAVITLSEKKSAPWYMGAVSFAESSFFPIPPDAMLVPMALARPDRAYFFALVCTLASVAGGLAGYAIGALLYDSVGLWIVSLYGYHTKLEAFRAAYTEWGAWIILIKGLTPIPYKLVTIASGFSGFNLFWFVVLSTITRGIRFFLLAFLLNRWGDAAREFIERRLGLVTAALAVIVVAGFVIAVKVI, encoded by the coding sequence ATGCTCCGCCGCCTCTACGACGCCGTCATTACCTTGTCCGAGAAGAAGTCCGCGCCCTGGTACATGGGGGCGGTGTCGTTCGCCGAGAGTTCGTTCTTCCCGATCCCGCCGGACGCGATGCTGGTGCCGATGGCGCTGGCGCGGCCCGACCGCGCCTATTTTTTCGCCCTGGTGTGCACCTTGGCGTCGGTGGCGGGCGGCCTTGCCGGCTACGCCATCGGCGCGTTGCTGTATGACTCGGTCGGGCTGTGGATCGTCTCGCTCTACGGCTACCACACCAAGCTCGAAGCCTTCCGCGCCGCCTATACCGAATGGGGCGCCTGGATCATCCTGATCAAGGGCCTGACGCCGATCCCCTATAAGCTGGTGACCATCGCCTCCGGCTTCTCCGGGTTCAATCTGTTCTGGTTCGTGGTGCTGTCGACGATCACCCGCGGCATCCGGTTCTTCCTGCTGGCGTTCCTGCTCAACCGTTGGGGAGACGCCGCGCGCGAGTTCATCGAGCGCCGGCTCGGGCTGGTGACGGCGGCGTTGGCGGTGATCGTGGTGGCCGGCTTCGTGATCGCCGTGAAAGTGATCTGA